Proteins from one Acropora muricata isolate sample 2 chromosome 9, ASM3666990v1, whole genome shotgun sequence genomic window:
- the LOC136928452 gene encoding U1 small nuclear ribonucleoprotein C-like: MPKYYCDYCDTYLTHDSPSVRKTHNGGRKHKENVRFYYTKWMEEQAQSLIDQTTAAYQAGSSAPPQVPHMPPPGMLPPPPPGMMPPPGTLPPPGAMPFPMPPPGAMPPPGMIRPPPGGPLGGPPPGRMPGPPQEDNQPRPIAGKS; this comes from the exons ATGCCGAA ATATTATTGTGACTATTGCGACACTTATCTTACACACGACTCG CCCTCCGTCCGAAAGACTCATAATGGGGGACGAAAACACAAGGAGAATGTGCGGTTTTATTACACAAAGTGGATGGAAGAGCAAGCACAAAGCTTAATCGACCAGACAA CTGCGGCATACCAAGCTGGTTCCTCTGCACCACCCCAAGTTCCTCACATGCCGCCCCCTGGAATGTTACCACCCCCTCCCCCTGGCATGATGCCCCCACCTGGAACTTTACCACCCCCTGGTGCAATGCCATTTCCCATGCCTCCACCTGGAGCAATGCCACCTCCCGGAATGATAAGACCACCACCAGGTGGGCCCCTAGGGGGTCCACCTCCAGGACGAATGCCAGGCCCACCCCAGGAAGACAATCAGCCAAGACCCATTGCTGGAAAATCTTga
- the LOC136928938 gene encoding PIN2/TERF1-interacting telomerase inhibitor 1-like isoform X1, which translates to MAMLAERKKKQKWSADPRNTNWSNDTSRFGYQMLSKMGWDSGKGLGAKEDGMTAFIKTVKRKHNLGFGAEKSNEDNWLSHQLAFDDLLSQLNQHSENETEEDRPKKKKKKYELEKTARQSRKRVFYNKFIRSKDLSSKSAEDMACVFGRRSKSDPVTPQELSEDEESDLSTTSCSPRGLHGVQTITSGQNIQEYFQKKMMEIKAARERKEREETVSTGKEESTDVDTGNHKNLDHGDGMCEKKKIDKKRKRRIEVEKEDSESAEKSSDFCEDACREKEIMLTNMTLEEDRQSRDKEIRNKERKKKKRTELNRDIDLELDDVSVVSPEMRGAVSVVTTEIDELNDVECELARDCSKVEGKRDKKKKKYKNSLLSSEEQRLADNSVKKKKKKKKKIKLLSE; encoded by the exons ATGGCGATGCTGgcagagagaaagaaaaagcaaaaatggAGCGCAGATCCCCGCAATACGAATTGGAGTAATG ACACCAGTCGATTTGGCTATCAGATGCTTTCTAAAATGGGGTGGGATAGTGGAAAGGGATTGGGTGCCAAAGAAGATGGAATGACAGCATTCATCAAGACTGTGAAGAGAAAACATAACTTGG GCTTTGGAGCAGAGAAATCTAATGAGGATAATTGGTTATCACATCAGCTGGCCTTTGACGATCTGCTGTCCCAGCTGAATCagcattctgaaaatgaaacag AAGAAGATAgaccaaagaagaaaaagaagaaatatgaATTGGAAAAGACAGCACGTCAGTCTCGAAAGAGAGTCTT CTACAACAAATTTATTCGAAGCAAAGACCTGTCCTCTAAATCAGCAGAAGACATGGCTTGCGTGTTTGGTCGGCGGAGTAAGTCTGACCCAGTGACTCCTCAGGAACTGTCGGAG GATGAAGAGTCTGATCTCAGCACAACGTCTTGTTCTCCTCGAGGTCTTCACGGCGTGCAAACCATCACTTCGGGCCAAAATATTCAAGAATACTTCCAGAAAAAAATGATGGAAATCAAAGCTGCGAGAGAGAGGAAGGAGAGAGAAGAGACTGTTAGCACAGGGAAGGAAGAATCGACAGATGTTGATACAGGAAACCACAAGAACTTAGACCATGGAGATGGCAtgtgtgaaaagaaaaaaattgataaaaagcgAAAGAGGAGGattgaagtggaaaaagagGACTCGGAAAGCGCTGAAAAGAGTAGCGATTTTTGCGAAGATGCCTGTAGGGAGAAGGAAATTATGCTTACTAATATGACATTGGAGGAAGATCGTCAAAGCAGAGACAAGGAAATTAGGAACAAGGAgcgaaagaagaagaaaagaactGAACTTAATCGAGATATAGATTTGGAACTTGATGACGTTAGTGTCGTGTCTCCGGAAATGCGCGGCGCGGTTAGTGTTGTGACTACGGAAATTGACGAACTAAATGACGTGGAATGTGAACTAGCACGGGATTGTTCGAAAGTTGAAGGTAAAAGagacaagaagaagaaaaaatataaaaacagtTTGTTATCGTCTGAAGAACAAAGATTAGCAGATAACTCcgtaaagaagaagaagaagaagaagaaaaagatcaAATTGCTAAGCGAATGA
- the LOC136928938 gene encoding PIN2/TERF1-interacting telomerase inhibitor 1-like isoform X2 — protein MAMLAERKKKQKWSADPRNTNWSNDTSRFGYQMLSKMGWDSGKGLGAKEDGMTAFIKTVKRKHNLGFGAEKSNEDNWLSHQLAFDDLLSQLNQHSENETEDRPKKKKKKYELEKTARQSRKRVFYNKFIRSKDLSSKSAEDMACVFGRRSKSDPVTPQELSEDEESDLSTTSCSPRGLHGVQTITSGQNIQEYFQKKMMEIKAARERKEREETVSTGKEESTDVDTGNHKNLDHGDGMCEKKKIDKKRKRRIEVEKEDSESAEKSSDFCEDACREKEIMLTNMTLEEDRQSRDKEIRNKERKKKKRTELNRDIDLELDDVSVVSPEMRGAVSVVTTEIDELNDVECELARDCSKVEGKRDKKKKKYKNSLLSSEEQRLADNSVKKKKKKKKKIKLLSE, from the exons ATGGCGATGCTGgcagagagaaagaaaaagcaaaaatggAGCGCAGATCCCCGCAATACGAATTGGAGTAATG ACACCAGTCGATTTGGCTATCAGATGCTTTCTAAAATGGGGTGGGATAGTGGAAAGGGATTGGGTGCCAAAGAAGATGGAATGACAGCATTCATCAAGACTGTGAAGAGAAAACATAACTTGG GCTTTGGAGCAGAGAAATCTAATGAGGATAATTGGTTATCACATCAGCTGGCCTTTGACGATCTGCTGTCCCAGCTGAATCagcattctgaaaatgaaacag AAGATAgaccaaagaagaaaaagaagaaatatgaATTGGAAAAGACAGCACGTCAGTCTCGAAAGAGAGTCTT CTACAACAAATTTATTCGAAGCAAAGACCTGTCCTCTAAATCAGCAGAAGACATGGCTTGCGTGTTTGGTCGGCGGAGTAAGTCTGACCCAGTGACTCCTCAGGAACTGTCGGAG GATGAAGAGTCTGATCTCAGCACAACGTCTTGTTCTCCTCGAGGTCTTCACGGCGTGCAAACCATCACTTCGGGCCAAAATATTCAAGAATACTTCCAGAAAAAAATGATGGAAATCAAAGCTGCGAGAGAGAGGAAGGAGAGAGAAGAGACTGTTAGCACAGGGAAGGAAGAATCGACAGATGTTGATACAGGAAACCACAAGAACTTAGACCATGGAGATGGCAtgtgtgaaaagaaaaaaattgataaaaagcgAAAGAGGAGGattgaagtggaaaaagagGACTCGGAAAGCGCTGAAAAGAGTAGCGATTTTTGCGAAGATGCCTGTAGGGAGAAGGAAATTATGCTTACTAATATGACATTGGAGGAAGATCGTCAAAGCAGAGACAAGGAAATTAGGAACAAGGAgcgaaagaagaagaaaagaactGAACTTAATCGAGATATAGATTTGGAACTTGATGACGTTAGTGTCGTGTCTCCGGAAATGCGCGGCGCGGTTAGTGTTGTGACTACGGAAATTGACGAACTAAATGACGTGGAATGTGAACTAGCACGGGATTGTTCGAAAGTTGAAGGTAAAAGagacaagaagaagaaaaaatataaaaacagtTTGTTATCGTCTGAAGAACAAAGATTAGCAGATAACTCcgtaaagaagaagaagaagaagaagaaaaagatcaAATTGCTAAGCGAATGA